The Actinomycetota bacterium genome includes a region encoding these proteins:
- the tadA gene encoding tRNA adenosine(34) deaminase TadA, which translates to MTGPASDDGFMRLALQEALTAPGHGDVPVGAVLVRSGEVVARGHNTRDLVQDPSGHAEMSALRLGAERLGTWRLESCEMFVTLEPCPMCAGAIVAARIDRLVFGAWDPKAGACGSLYNIPEDPRLNHRTRVRRGVLADECAEPLARFFGERRAGGGGGGI; encoded by the coding sequence GAGGCGCTGACGGCCCCCGGCCACGGCGACGTCCCCGTGGGCGCGGTCCTGGTCCGATCGGGCGAAGTGGTAGCTCGGGGCCACAACACACGGGACCTGGTCCAGGATCCGTCCGGACATGCCGAGATGAGCGCGCTGCGGCTGGGGGCCGAGAGGCTGGGCACGTGGCGCCTGGAGAGCTGCGAGATGTTCGTGACGCTCGAGCCGTGCCCCATGTGCGCGGGAGCGATCGTCGCAGCCCGCATCGACCGTCTGGTGTTCGGCGCCTGGGATCCCAAGGCCGGTGCGTGTGGGTCGCTCTACAACATCCCGGAGGACCCGCGTCTCAACCACCGCACGCGGGTGCGACGGGGGGTTCTGGCGGACGAGTGCGCCGAGCCGCTCGCCCGGTTCTTCGGCGAGCGGCGCGCTGGGGGCGGAGGAGGAGGGATTTGA